In the Paenibacillus pabuli genome, one interval contains:
- a CDS encoding MFS transporter: protein MLKKIIFPGIALISVCYAFGRFSYGLFMPEISESLQLNDTQSGAINSATYIAYCLSLIIAPLIINRIGHYSVIHMAGISAILGLLGIALSPNALVLTIAVFLAGLSTGLASPALGNTVYAELPPEQQARGNSWINTGTSFGIIVSGPIYLLFSEYWRWSYIFFAVLGVLVLFWNRRVLSTRKTEPCTKSLWACMKPTRPGVALLMASLLTGFSSAIYWTFARSFLTDEKGASDSEAVLFWIVMGILGILGGCAGRIIERIGIGRSYHIGILLLAISLGVIILPSMTASLTSAVMFGSTYIFLTSVFIVWATRLFRPNTSIGISLAFLALGAGQFFGSSIAGYTIDAFSNTTAFIAFAVLGLFGLLIRVKVAD from the coding sequence ATGTTGAAAAAAATTATTTTTCCCGGGATCGCACTTATTTCGGTATGTTATGCGTTCGGAAGATTCAGTTACGGCCTGTTTATGCCGGAAATTTCGGAATCGCTGCAGCTCAATGATACACAGTCCGGTGCAATCAATTCGGCTACTTACATAGCCTATTGTCTCTCTTTGATCATTGCACCTTTGATTATTAATCGCATCGGTCACTACTCGGTTATTCATATGGCAGGCATAAGTGCCATACTTGGTTTACTTGGCATCGCCCTTTCTCCGAATGCCTTGGTCCTAACCATAGCCGTATTTCTCGCTGGACTGAGTACAGGGCTGGCTTCTCCTGCCCTGGGTAATACCGTCTATGCGGAACTTCCGCCTGAGCAGCAGGCTAGAGGGAACAGCTGGATTAACACGGGAACAAGCTTTGGCATTATCGTTTCGGGTCCCATTTACCTATTGTTCAGTGAATACTGGCGCTGGTCGTACATCTTTTTCGCCGTTCTTGGTGTTTTGGTTCTATTTTGGAATAGACGTGTTCTTTCGACACGGAAAACCGAACCTTGCACCAAATCGCTCTGGGCATGCATGAAACCAACTAGACCCGGTGTAGCTCTGCTTATGGCTTCTCTACTGACAGGCTTCAGTTCTGCGATCTACTGGACGTTCGCACGAAGCTTTCTGACGGACGAAAAAGGGGCCTCCGATTCGGAAGCCGTATTGTTCTGGATTGTGATGGGGATCTTGGGGATTCTGGGCGGATGTGCCGGCCGAATCATTGAACGGATCGGGATCGGACGTTCCTATCATATCGGCATCCTGCTGCTCGCCATTTCACTTGGTGTTATTATTCTGCCATCCATGACTGCCAGCCTAACGTCTGCCGTCATGTTCGGGAGTACCTACATCTTCCTGACCAGCGTGTTTATCGTGTGGGCAACCAGACTATTTCGACCAAATACATCCATTGGGATCAGTCTTGCCTTTCTTGCACTGGGTGCGGGGCAGTTCTTTGGCTCATCCATTGCAGGTTACACGATTGATGCCTTCTCCAACACGACAGCATTTATCGCGTTTGCCGTTCTGGGACTGTTTGGATTGCTGATTCGGGTTAAGGTAGCCGATTAA
- a CDS encoding formylglycine-generating enzyme family protein, which translates to MHDQLRQNTTSCCCAASRGGHLKEKITSTAALENAASSELDTPSVYPTPQSDISYINNIEGTSNQKVTDMAWEKEPELILIEGGRFLMGTNDPEAFAADGEGPVREVQIDSFYLDACTVTNAEFERFVKDTGYQTEAEQFGWSFVFHSFVTSQTAAQVRTVVQQTPWWWVVEGANWAHPEGPDTHIRDRGEHPVIHISWNDANAYCHWAGKRLPTEAEWEYAARGGLIQKKYPWGDTLRPEGQHYCNIWQGVFPTKNNAADGYAGTAPSRSFPPNGYGLYNMAGNVWEWCADNYVTDHEKPVMAEAAFHEEVRKVLKGGSYLCHRSYCNRYRVAARIPNTPDTSTGHIGFRCAANVLTV; encoded by the coding sequence GTGCATGATCAACTTCGCCAAAACACAACATCCTGCTGCTGCGCTGCAAGCCGAGGCGGACATTTGAAGGAGAAAATCACCTCAACAGCTGCACTGGAAAATGCAGCTTCCAGTGAGCTTGATACGCCGTCCGTTTATCCAACACCTCAGTCAGATATATCTTATATCAATAACATAGAGGGGACATCAAATCAGAAAGTGACCGATATGGCTTGGGAGAAGGAACCGGAACTCATCTTAATCGAAGGCGGACGTTTCCTCATGGGCACGAATGACCCCGAAGCCTTTGCAGCCGACGGAGAAGGGCCTGTCAGGGAGGTGCAGATAGACTCCTTTTACCTGGACGCCTGTACGGTCACCAATGCCGAGTTTGAACGATTTGTAAAGGATACAGGCTATCAGACTGAAGCTGAACAATTCGGCTGGTCCTTTGTTTTCCATTCGTTTGTCACTTCGCAAACGGCGGCGCAAGTTCGAACGGTGGTTCAGCAAACGCCTTGGTGGTGGGTTGTTGAAGGTGCGAACTGGGCACATCCCGAAGGACCGGACACGCATATTCGTGACAGGGGTGAACATCCGGTTATCCATATTTCCTGGAACGATGCTAACGCTTATTGTCATTGGGCTGGTAAACGCCTGCCGACCGAAGCCGAGTGGGAATATGCAGCCCGTGGCGGATTGATTCAGAAGAAATACCCTTGGGGGGACACTTTGCGGCCTGAAGGTCAGCACTACTGCAACATTTGGCAGGGCGTTTTCCCAACCAAGAACAATGCAGCCGACGGTTATGCGGGTACGGCTCCATCTCGCTCATTTCCACCAAACGGATACGGATTGTATAACATGGCAGGGAACGTGTGGGAGTGGTGTGCAGACAACTACGTCACAGATCACGAGAAGCCTGTAATGGCTGAAGCTGCATTTCACGAAGAAGTCCGCAAGGTGTTAAAAGGCGGTTCATACCTATGCCACCGCTCCTACTGCAATCGTTATCGAGTGGCAGCAAGAATTCCCAATACGCCGGATACATCCACTGGACACATCGGTTTCCGATGTGCAGCGAATGTATTGACCGTATAA
- a CDS encoding sulfatase family protein, translated as MSQAKPNIIFLMTDQQRWDCIGTFNEHIYTPNLDRLAAEGITFREAVCQSPMCAPSRSSMMMGYYPSQLGVRTNYGGLFEEDKLPSEPLPALMQRAGYQTAGFGKTHWNHGEGVDEPSTRGFEVRSIGLSRKSGHYEQGATMMGDSHPEALEAYHQETRDFGGGEENVNGYTGLTSRIPMNQHRDGWVAEQALQFLDEGVDPERPLFFYLSFLKPHAGFNVPQEFEELYRLEDIPDIPQPPWEDEAHTHLAASDDLNGSSREAYLDKKRVWEKRSPEERRRTTLRYWANCSWLDHYFGQALEKLEKLGRLDHALIVFVSDHGEMLGERQYRFTKYNLYDSSVRVPLILAGSSITPDKRGTIDRRPAELVDLVPTLTRAAGLPANPMLPGVDLLGDLRHRGTFCEFHGKGVTAPHSAPAYMWRTAEWKLILYIEGSVAESASRVHETRGELYHLTADPHEWTNLYDDQQHASIREQLKTELLMHLAVSWAKGPFFYDRGGTKPLET; from the coding sequence GTGTCACAGGCCAAACCCAACATTATTTTTCTGATGACGGATCAACAGCGATGGGACTGTATTGGAACATTTAACGAACATATTTATACGCCAAATCTGGATCGGCTTGCTGCCGAAGGAATTACGTTCCGTGAAGCGGTATGTCAATCCCCCATGTGTGCACCAAGCCGGAGTTCGATGATGATGGGGTATTATCCATCACAGCTTGGAGTTCGTACGAATTACGGCGGTCTATTTGAGGAAGACAAATTGCCGTCCGAGCCGCTGCCGGCGTTGATGCAGCGAGCAGGGTATCAAACAGCCGGATTTGGGAAAACCCATTGGAATCATGGCGAAGGCGTGGATGAGCCCTCCACGCGGGGGTTCGAAGTGAGGTCAATCGGTCTTTCCCGGAAGAGCGGTCATTATGAGCAAGGGGCAACGATGATGGGGGATTCTCATCCTGAGGCGCTGGAAGCGTATCATCAGGAGACGAGGGATTTTGGCGGTGGAGAGGAAAACGTCAACGGTTACACGGGGCTTACAAGCCGGATTCCCATGAATCAGCACCGAGACGGATGGGTAGCCGAGCAGGCACTTCAATTTTTGGATGAAGGGGTAGATCCCGAGAGGCCTCTGTTTTTTTATCTGTCCTTCCTGAAGCCGCATGCCGGGTTCAACGTACCTCAGGAGTTTGAAGAACTCTACAGGCTGGAAGATATCCCGGACATTCCTCAGCCGCCATGGGAGGATGAAGCTCACACGCATCTGGCCGCTTCGGATGATCTGAATGGGAGTAGTCGTGAGGCGTACCTTGACAAGAAGAGAGTGTGGGAGAAACGAAGTCCGGAAGAGCGGCGGAGGACCACGCTGAGATATTGGGCGAATTGCTCCTGGCTGGACCATTATTTTGGACAGGCTCTGGAGAAGCTGGAGAAGCTGGGAAGACTGGACCATGCACTGATTGTATTTGTATCAGACCATGGAGAGATGCTGGGGGAGAGGCAGTACCGCTTCACCAAATATAATCTGTATGACAGCAGCGTAAGAGTGCCGCTCATCCTGGCTGGTTCCTCTATTACGCCTGACAAACGAGGAACGATCGATCGGAGGCCCGCGGAGCTAGTGGATCTGGTACCGACGTTAACGCGAGCAGCCGGACTTCCAGCAAATCCAATGCTGCCTGGAGTAGATTTGCTTGGAGATCTAAGGCACCGCGGGACGTTTTGCGAATTTCATGGCAAAGGTGTAACGGCGCCCCATTCAGCGCCGGCTTATATGTGGCGGACAGCGGAGTGGAAGCTCATTCTGTACATTGAAGGTTCTGTCGCGGAGTCTGCTTCAAGAGTTCATGAAACGAGGGGCGAATTGTATCATTTGACTGCTGATCCGCATGAATGGACGAATCTGTATGATGATCAGCAGCATGCAAGCATCCGGGAGCAGCTGAAGACGGAGCTGCTGATGCATCTGGCGGTTAGCTGGGCGAAGGGGCCATTTTTCTACGATCGTGGGGGAACCAAGCCGTTAGAGACATAA
- a CDS encoding AraC family transcriptional regulator, whose product MLFKRTRDHLPKGRYFRRSLMMILLIACIPGVVTGVLLYGWITVKMEHILQQTHLRQFEQRTAWVGEQLDALELTFSQWAFDPVFDNRLKELDFVYRYKQVHELYRLLLMIQNSNTLIGKVQLYLEEPRAVKMDSERYDFMSDPNEIEAYHRLTEQSRATYWATSMEGMSLMMVNRLPGGSDDALGALTITLDNKQLGSMLQTLSPYEGGTTFLLNEQGEPLLPEDRNLGGLQHAIREHVLKLEEKPASFLMEYEGMTYSVQSGTFRRLGTDWAYVSAAPLNEIVAPIVSVPRIVLLINGSGLLLALLLSWIGSLQLYKPFTRLLRMFTANGEAAEVAEPVRDSCPNGAAATLQLRSPAVQLDEIKHIEQHWIGVNRERESLQKRLEEHLPLARESLLIQLTLGHLLLPSDREWRERLSQVGWNLLDERFMIMLAHIRPSAVTLHESGYPNRSESPEWISLAAADILKTQLADFPYNAETINYHDMSIALLLAISPDAQPETHAFREQFIAIARRWLETVQSELDVRMTISISKITSDASHIPQLVRESRAVLRQRQFSSGAVIIDMSEEAEQAMKEQGAYPLEMEQDIISALRNGDQETAMERFRLFISSYAHVEVAGNQARQALFQLLARIQHTLLQLGEDPVQLFGLAVYEEVLQLRDLEELFSWFKERIVQVCVQEFTGKEEKQIQMAVHQIKEHAEQQYAEALSLDELADIHGIHSYTLSRAFKQAFGQNFVDYLTEVRLNRAKALLESTDVKINEIAEQIGYQPSYFNRLFKKIEGTTPSRYREDVRKQSGHTRGDCSV is encoded by the coding sequence ATGTTGTTCAAGCGCACACGAGACCATCTGCCCAAAGGGCGTTATTTCAGGCGCAGTCTGATGATGATTCTGCTGATCGCCTGCATTCCGGGAGTCGTTACGGGAGTACTGCTGTATGGCTGGATTACCGTCAAAATGGAACATATTTTGCAGCAAACGCATCTGCGGCAATTTGAGCAACGTACCGCATGGGTCGGCGAACAATTGGATGCGCTTGAACTGACTTTCTCACAGTGGGCCTTCGATCCGGTTTTCGATAACCGACTGAAAGAGCTTGATTTTGTCTATAGGTACAAGCAGGTTCATGAGCTCTATCGATTGCTGCTGATGATTCAGAATTCCAATACGTTGATTGGCAAGGTTCAACTGTATCTTGAAGAACCGAGAGCCGTGAAAATGGATTCAGAGCGGTATGATTTTATGAGCGACCCTAATGAGATTGAAGCGTACCATAGGCTGACTGAGCAGTCGCGCGCCACGTACTGGGCAACTTCGATGGAGGGCATGTCTCTGATGATGGTGAATCGGCTTCCGGGTGGAAGTGATGATGCTCTGGGTGCGTTAACCATTACCTTGGATAACAAACAGCTTGGCAGCATGCTGCAAACCTTGTCTCCGTATGAGGGAGGGACGACCTTTTTGCTGAATGAGCAGGGGGAACCCTTGCTTCCAGAGGACCGAAATCTGGGTGGATTACAGCATGCCATCCGTGAACATGTGCTCAAGCTTGAAGAGAAGCCCGCCTCTTTCCTGATGGAATATGAAGGTATGACTTATTCGGTTCAATCCGGTACTTTTCGCAGATTGGGTACGGACTGGGCTTACGTATCCGCGGCTCCGTTGAATGAAATTGTAGCTCCGATTGTGTCGGTACCCCGAATCGTTCTGCTCATCAACGGAAGTGGACTGTTACTAGCTCTGCTCCTGTCTTGGATTGGTTCGCTTCAGCTCTACAAACCGTTCACAAGATTGCTGAGAATGTTTACTGCAAACGGTGAAGCTGCAGAGGTTGCTGAACCTGTTCGCGATTCATGCCCTAATGGAGCAGCAGCGACTTTGCAACTTCGGAGCCCGGCCGTGCAGCTGGATGAAATCAAGCATATCGAACAGCACTGGATTGGCGTGAATCGGGAACGAGAATCCCTCCAGAAGCGCCTGGAGGAACATCTTCCACTCGCGAGGGAAAGCCTGCTGATCCAGCTTACGTTGGGGCATCTGTTGTTACCCTCTGATCGTGAATGGCGGGAGCGTCTGTCGCAAGTGGGGTGGAATCTGCTCGACGAGAGGTTCATGATTATGCTGGCTCATATTCGTCCGAGTGCTGTTACCCTTCACGAGAGCGGCTACCCCAATCGAAGTGAATCACCGGAATGGATCAGCTTGGCTGCGGCCGATATTTTGAAAACACAGCTCGCAGACTTCCCTTACAACGCAGAAACAATCAATTACCACGACATGTCGATCGCTCTGCTGCTCGCCATCTCTCCAGATGCCCAGCCGGAGACTCATGCATTCCGGGAACAATTCATTGCGATAGCGAGGCGGTGGTTGGAGACCGTGCAGTCCGAATTGGATGTACGCATGACGATCTCCATCAGCAAGATCACATCCGATGCCTCTCATATTCCACAGCTGGTCAGAGAGTCGAGAGCTGTTTTGAGGCAGAGGCAGTTTTCTTCAGGCGCAGTCATTATCGATATGAGTGAAGAGGCAGAACAGGCGATGAAGGAACAGGGAGCTTATCCGCTTGAAATGGAACAAGACATCATCTCGGCCTTACGTAACGGGGATCAGGAAACAGCCATGGAGCGCTTCCGTTTGTTCATTAGCAGCTACGCCCATGTAGAAGTAGCAGGGAATCAGGCCAGACAGGCGTTGTTTCAGCTGCTCGCCCGGATTCAACACACGCTATTGCAGTTAGGCGAAGATCCGGTTCAACTGTTTGGTTTGGCGGTGTATGAAGAGGTGCTGCAGCTGCGTGACCTGGAAGAGCTATTCTCATGGTTCAAGGAACGAATCGTGCAAGTATGTGTACAGGAATTCACCGGCAAGGAGGAGAAGCAGATACAGATGGCTGTGCATCAGATCAAGGAGCATGCCGAACAACAGTATGCAGAGGCATTATCCCTGGATGAACTCGCAGACATTCACGGAATTCACTCCTACACGTTAAGCCGGGCATTTAAGCAGGCATTCGGGCAGAACTTTGTGGACTATTTGACAGAGGTGAGACTCAATCGGGCAAAGGCACTGCTAGAATCCACAGACGTCAAAATCAATGAAATTGCGGAGCAGATTGGTTATCAGCCCAGTTATTTTAACCGTTTGTTCAAGAAAATCGAGGGAACGACACCTAGTCGGTATCGGGAGGACGTTCGTAAGCAGAGCGGGCATACTCGGGGCGACTGCTCCGTTTAA
- a CDS encoding carbohydrate ABC transporter permease, whose product MQRLKWSERIGQSLNAIVLGLLAVAMFFPLYYVFVVSFTDPGEYLQKKIVLFPQRWSAEAYTYLLSTPAFARSLGNSAFLATVGTVCSLAVSSSLAYALSQKRFYFRKVLMFLIVLTILFSPGIIPNYLLVRELGLINNIWALILPALANGWTVLLMKNFFDSLPAEISEAASIDGCSAIRTWYTIVLPLSMPALAAFGLFFAVGYWNQFFAALLYLNDSAKWPIQVLLQNMLLNASNIDLVAPGQQMETPPTEMLKMAAIIVAIMPVLVVYPFIQKHFAKGAMVGSVKG is encoded by the coding sequence ATGCAACGTTTGAAATGGAGTGAGAGGATCGGTCAGTCTCTGAATGCAATCGTCCTTGGGCTGCTGGCGGTGGCGATGTTTTTTCCGCTGTATTATGTCTTTGTCGTTTCGTTTACAGATCCGGGAGAGTATCTGCAAAAGAAAATCGTACTCTTCCCGCAGCGTTGGTCTGCCGAGGCTTATACCTATCTGCTGTCCACGCCTGCCTTCGCACGCTCGCTGGGGAACAGTGCCTTTCTGGCAACGGTGGGTACAGTGTGTAGTCTGGCTGTATCCTCTTCCCTGGCCTATGCCTTGTCCCAGAAGAGATTTTATTTCAGAAAAGTACTGATGTTCCTGATCGTACTAACCATTTTGTTCAGCCCGGGAATTATTCCGAATTACTTGCTTGTCCGGGAACTCGGACTGATCAATAACATCTGGGCATTGATTCTGCCTGCGCTGGCCAATGGCTGGACGGTGCTGCTCATGAAAAATTTCTTCGACAGCCTGCCTGCGGAAATCAGTGAAGCGGCTTCCATCGACGGTTGCAGTGCGATCCGGACCTGGTACACCATTGTGCTTCCCTTGTCGATGCCTGCACTTGCAGCATTTGGTCTGTTCTTTGCGGTAGGGTACTGGAACCAATTTTTCGCGGCACTGTTGTACTTGAATGATTCTGCAAAGTGGCCCATCCAGGTGCTGCTGCAAAACATGCTGCTGAACGCGTCCAATATTGATCTGGTTGCACCTGGACAGCAGATGGAGACACCACCGACAGAGATGTTGAAGATGGCGGCCATCATTGTGGCCATTATGCCGGTGCTGGTGGTTTACCCGTTTATTCAGAAGCATTTTGCCAAAGGAGCCATGGTCGGCTCAGTCAAAGGATAA